A DNA window from Setaria viridis chromosome 2, Setaria_viridis_v4.0, whole genome shotgun sequence contains the following coding sequences:
- the LOC117843833 gene encoding ras-related protein RABA2a encodes MARRPASWEQGGDEYDYLFKVVLIGDSGVGKSNLLSRFTKNTFALDSKSTIGVEFATRTLQVENKTIKAQIWDTAGQERYRAITSAYYRGAVGALLVYDVTKVMTFENVKRWLKELRDHADSNIVVMLIGNKIDLRHLRSVAVEDAASFAESEGLFFIETSALDATNVEKAFQTVLAEVYRVISKKPLSSEESGSGSGNIRGGQSIQVSATNSSTLTSRCCSS; translated from the exons ATGGCTCGGCGGCCGGCGTCGTGGGAGCAGGGCGGCGACGAGTACGACTACCTCTTCAAGGTGGTGCTCATCGGCGACTCCGGCGTCGGCAAGTCCAACCTGCTCTCCCGCTTCACCAAGAACACCTTCGCCCTCGACTCCAAGTCCACCATCGGCGTCGAGTTCGCCACCCGCACCCTCCAG GTGGAGAATAAGACTATAAAAGCTCAAATATGGGACACTGCTGGCCAGGAGAGATATCGAGCAATTACAAGTGCTTACTATCGTGGAGCTGTAGGGGCATTGCTAGTCTATGATGTCACTAAAGTAATGACATTTGAGAATGTGAAGCGGTGGCTGAAGGAGCTCCGGGATCATGCTGACTCAAACATTgttgtcatgctcattggtAACAAGATCGACCTTAGGCATCTCCGTTCTGTTGCAGTTGAGGATGCTGCAAGCTTTGCAGAGAGTGAAGGGTTGTTTTTCATCGAGACCTCTGCACTTGATGCAACAAATGTCGAGAAGGCTTTTCAAACTGTGCTAGCTGAGGTCTACCGAGTTATCAGCAAGAAGCCCCTGTCATCTGAGGAGTCTGGATCAGGGTCTGGTAATATCAGAGGGGGACAATCCATTCAAGTGTCAGCCACAAATTCTAGCACCCTTACATCACGGTGCTGCTCTTCTTAG